Proteins encoded together in one Mannheimia haemolytica window:
- the arcC1 gene encoding Carbamate kinase 1: MSKQTIVLALGGNALGNNLNEQREAVAKTAKVIVDILQQGKNIVITHGNGPQVGMIQRAMDDFAKHSGDEIPLPTSVAMSQGYIGIDLQNAIKYELLNRGIEQKVSTILSQIEVNPTDQAFQNPDKPIGRFLTKEEADELEAKGIRTMEDAGRGYRIVVPSPKPQRIRELETIKTLLNAGHIVITCGGGGIPVVSDEQGRLVGVNAVIDKDNASSLLAQKLNADYLVILTAVEKVAINWGKPNQEWLSELSTAQARQYIAEEQFAKGSMLPKVEAALQFAESGTGRRALITLLDKAAQGIAGETGTVIYS; this comes from the coding sequence ATGTCAAAACAAACCATCGTGTTAGCCCTAGGCGGTAATGCGTTAGGGAACAATTTGAACGAACAGCGTGAAGCGGTGGCAAAAACCGCAAAAGTAATTGTTGATATATTACAGCAAGGCAAAAATATTGTGATTACGCACGGAAATGGCCCCCAAGTGGGAATGATTCAGCGGGCAATGGACGATTTTGCTAAACATTCCGGAGATGAAATTCCGCTACCGACCAGTGTCGCAATGAGCCAAGGTTATATCGGGATTGATTTACAAAATGCGATCAAATATGAGCTACTTAACCGTGGTATTGAGCAGAAAGTCAGCACGATTTTGTCTCAAATTGAGGTGAACCCGACAGACCAGGCATTCCAAAATCCGGATAAGCCGATTGGTAGATTCTTAACCAAAGAGGAAGCTGATGAGTTAGAGGCAAAAGGCATTCGTACAATGGAAGATGCCGGGCGAGGTTATCGCATTGTTGTGCCTTCACCGAAACCACAACGCATTCGTGAGTTAGAAACTATTAAAACCCTACTGAATGCCGGACATATTGTCATCACCTGTGGCGGAGGTGGTATTCCGGTGGTGAGCGATGAACAAGGGCGTTTAGTGGGCGTGAATGCGGTGATTGATAAAGATAACGCCAGCTCGTTGTTAGCACAAAAGCTGAATGCCGATTATTTGGTTATTTTAACGGCGGTGGAAAAAGTGGCGATTAACTGGGGCAAGCCAAATCAGGAATGGCTTTCTGAATTAAGCACAGCACAAGCACGCCAATATATTGCGGAAGAACAATTTGCCAAAGGTTCAATGCTACCCAAAGTGGAAGCTGCTTTACAATTTGCCGAAAGTGGCACAGGCCGCAGAGCGTTAATTACCTTACTGGATAAGGCTGCACAGGGTATTGCAGGCGAAACGGGAACGGTGATTTATTCGTAA